The following are from one region of the Engraulis encrasicolus isolate BLACKSEA-1 unplaced genomic scaffold, IST_EnEncr_1.0 scaffold_455_np1212, whole genome shotgun sequence genome:
- the ccdc71 gene encoding coiled-coil domain-containing protein 71, translated as MDPEDQAVGRAVLSWARFNSTGETALMETLKVFNPISKDLTDSEQQMVSFLQELREEGHKPLVLKSKDVYGYRSCTAEPLTLDSETAAQCRMSKPTKRRGRKPLVKKKEVNYALLSSVAKVILKDQPKILLTNLSVDALKDRMNHREHRQLGVPAHSQCLKLTNIQGLLGGSPTARLQIQTETHNMAQSTSCPSTLSGVHRQRDSCLRKVVKVDGSFTDDEVRRKAQQIYQVNLSPVIQIQPLFVKRV; from the coding sequence ATGGATCCTGAAGACCAGGCTGTGGGGCGGGCAGTTTTGTCCTGGGCTCGCTTTAACTCGACTGGAGAGACTGCCCTAATGGAAACCTTAAAAGTGTTCAACCCCATTTCAAAGGATCTGACGGACAGTGAGCAGCAGATGGTGTCTTTTCTGCAGGAGCTGCGAGAAGAAGGACACAAACCGCTCGTTCTAAAGAGCAAAGACGTGTACGGTTACAGGTCCTGTACAGCAGAGCCTCTTACACTTGACAGTGAGACCGCAGCTCAGTGCAGGATGTCAAAACCGACGAAAAGGAGGGGTCGGAAACCCCTCGTTAAGAAGAAGGAAGTAAACTATGCACTCCTAAGCTCAGTAGCTAAAGTAATCCTGAAAGATCAACCCAAGATCCTGTTGACAAACCTCTCAGTCGATGCTCTTAAAGACAGAATGAATCACAGAGAACATCGTCAGCTGGGAGTACCTGCGCATAGCCAGTGTCTGAAGCTAACAAACATTCAGGGGTTGTTGGGAGGAAGCCCCACTGCTAGACTGCAGATACAAACGGAAACTCATAACATGGCTCAGTCCACCAGCTGCCCCTCCACTTTGTCAGGTGTGCACAGGCAGAGAGATAGTTGTCTCCGGAAAGTTGTCAAGGTAGATGGGTCATTCACAGATGACGAGGTCAGAAGAAAGGCCCAGCAAATCTACCAAGTTAATTTATCTCCAGTCATACAAATCCAGCCACTATTTGTAAAACGTGTGTAG